The following proteins are co-located in the Acinetobacter sp. NCu2D-2 genome:
- a CDS encoding MaoC family dehydratase, whose translation MLYLEDLNIGDVFESRPYLMELDEIIEFAQRYDPQVFHTHPDAAQQHPIFKGLAASGWHTAAVVMRLWTECFPVAYGLIGSESHLQWPRPTRPNDQIRVRVKITDIQPSKRKNDRGIVSYETEALNQNDEVLLQSTTKILVFKLDFTLN comes from the coding sequence ATGCTGTATTTGGAAGATTTAAATATAGGTGATGTATTTGAAAGTCGCCCATATTTGATGGAACTTGATGAAATCATAGAATTTGCACAACGCTATGATCCGCAAGTATTTCATACGCATCCAGATGCAGCGCAGCAACATCCCATTTTTAAAGGTTTGGCAGCCAGTGGTTGGCACACAGCAGCTGTCGTGATGCGACTATGGACGGAATGTTTTCCAGTTGCCTATGGCCTCATTGGCTCCGAATCACACCTACAATGGCCGCGTCCAACTCGACCGAATGATCAGATACGTGTTCGAGTAAAAATTACAGATATCCAACCTTCAAAACGTAAAAATGATCGTGGGATTGTGAGTTATGAAACTGAAGCACTCAATCAAAATGATGAAGTGCTTCTTCAATCCACAACCAAAATTCTTGTATTTAAACTCGACTTTACACTGAATTAG
- a CDS encoding AraC family transcriptional regulator: MKTIVPRQDQGIPGVYGLLLLDVISRWGYNDESLFKPFNLNSEQLADPEFRIPTPIANELVKHALKLTGEPTLGYHLGTQMRISIHGFIGYAIMTANNITDALVLANRFVQLRMPFLQLFFSTFGEKATVQLQTDVQLEPLRTEISIALIIGMISMASAITGVDKASGDIDFDFKKPDGFERFMAKLPYHQFRFEQPHLLLSFDKSYLANKLVHADPIASQIAINQCEAELSALGERHRISMRVRDILTNSEQHYLSIEAVADRLHMSDRTLKRQLAAEGTSFSTIVDEVRYRHATSLLSRTDFTLEQIADELGYSDVANFSRAFKRWSGRSPSNWRKDPYL; the protein is encoded by the coding sequence ATGAAGACAATTGTTCCACGTCAAGACCAAGGTATTCCAGGTGTATATGGTCTTTTACTTCTCGATGTTATCTCCCGCTGGGGTTATAACGACGAGTCCTTATTTAAACCTTTTAATTTAAACAGTGAACAATTAGCCGATCCTGAATTTCGTATTCCGACACCGATTGCCAATGAATTGGTCAAACATGCGCTTAAACTCACAGGTGAACCGACCCTTGGGTACCATTTGGGTACGCAGATGCGTATTTCGATTCATGGCTTTATTGGCTATGCCATTATGACGGCGAACAACATTACCGATGCCTTAGTCTTGGCCAATCGTTTTGTACAACTTCGTATGCCATTTTTGCAGCTGTTTTTCTCCACCTTTGGGGAAAAAGCCACTGTTCAACTGCAAACTGATGTGCAATTAGAACCGCTTCGTACTGAAATTTCAATCGCACTGATTATTGGCATGATCAGTATGGCAAGTGCGATTACAGGCGTTGATAAAGCCAGTGGCGATATTGATTTTGACTTTAAAAAGCCTGACGGGTTTGAGCGCTTTATGGCAAAACTGCCCTACCATCAATTCCGTTTTGAACAGCCACATTTATTACTAAGTTTTGATAAAAGCTATTTAGCCAATAAGTTGGTACATGCTGATCCAATTGCCAGTCAGATTGCTATTAATCAATGTGAAGCTGAACTATCGGCTTTAGGTGAAAGACACCGAATTTCCATGCGTGTCCGTGACATTTTGACCAATTCTGAACAGCATTATTTAAGTATAGAAGCAGTTGCCGATCGTTTGCATATGTCTGACCGGACGCTCAAACGCCAATTGGCTGCAGAAGGTACATCATTCTCTACCATTGTCGATGAAGTACGTTATCGCCATGCAACTTCTTTACTTTCACGTACAGACTTTACGTTAGAGCAAATTGCTGACGAACTCGGTTATAGCGATGTAGCGAACTTCAGTCGTGCTTTTAAACGCTGGAGTGGTCGTAGTCCAAGCAACTGGCGTAAAGATCCGTACCTTTAA
- the gcvH gene encoding glycine cleavage system protein GcvH, whose translation MNHPSELKYASTHEWVRIEGDLVVTGISDHAQDALGDLVYVEAPDLESHITAGEQAGVVESVKTASDIHAPVSGVVVEINPALEDDPDFINDDPYGKGWIYKIKPDNIADVEKLLSSADYEAGL comes from the coding sequence GTGAATCATCCTTCAGAATTAAAGTACGCAAGTACGCATGAATGGGTTCGTATCGAAGGTGATCTTGTTGTAACAGGGATCTCTGACCATGCACAAGATGCGCTTGGTGACTTGGTTTATGTTGAAGCACCAGATTTAGAGAGTCATATTACTGCTGGTGAACAAGCAGGTGTGGTTGAGTCTGTTAAAACTGCGTCAGATATTCATGCCCCTGTTTCTGGTGTTGTCGTAGAAATTAACCCTGCACTTGAAGATGATCCTGACTTTATTAATGACGACCCATATGGCAAAGGTTGGATCTATAAAATTAAACCTGACAATATAGCAGATGTTGAAAAATTACTTTCAAGTGCTGACTACGAAGCTGGCCTTTAA
- a CDS encoding MFS transporter yields the protein MNVSTAPLWTKPFMLCLANNLFLFVFYFAQTTILPIYILKELGGTLTQAGLTMTVFMAAAILVRPFSGLIIQKFGVRKTLIISETFFTLFTFTYLLADNLTWLLIIRFLHGIWFSILSTVVVPVVNQFIPEKRKGEGMGYFVMSINLGIVLGPFLGLSLIQYMNYLSITAILSAMVCVGFIFCFLIPMKEPVKPVKVQSQGSFFNINNFVEKKAVPIALLAMLISFSYASIMSFIAPFAASKNLMAYSGLFFIVFAVSMMSLRPITGKIYDRKGPKYVIYPSLVTFSLGLFILSQVETLTGFLVAAVCIGLGFGSAQPCIQTLALQRAPKHRIGHATSTFYTLYDLGIAIGSTVVGLIIAAQSYSFAYIFCAILTLLSVLYFKVFIDRKAVNA from the coding sequence ATGAACGTCTCAACTGCGCCGTTGTGGACAAAGCCTTTTATGCTTTGTTTGGCAAATAATTTATTTTTATTTGTTTTCTACTTCGCTCAAACCACAATTCTGCCCATTTATATCTTAAAAGAACTTGGTGGTACGCTGACACAAGCGGGACTGACCATGACAGTCTTTATGGCAGCAGCAATTTTGGTGCGTCCATTTAGTGGTCTGATTATTCAGAAGTTTGGTGTGCGTAAAACCCTGATTATTTCTGAAACCTTCTTTACCTTATTTACGTTTACGTATTTGCTTGCAGATAATCTAACGTGGTTATTGATCATCCGCTTTCTACATGGGATTTGGTTTAGTATTTTATCGACTGTGGTTGTGCCTGTGGTCAATCAATTTATTCCAGAAAAACGTAAAGGCGAAGGCATGGGTTACTTCGTCATGTCGATTAATTTAGGCATTGTGTTAGGCCCATTTCTTGGCTTAAGTTTAATTCAATATATGAATTATCTTTCAATTACCGCGATTTTAAGCGCGATGGTGTGCGTCGGTTTTATATTCTGTTTCCTTATTCCAATGAAAGAGCCTGTGAAACCTGTCAAAGTCCAATCTCAAGGTTCTTTCTTTAATATCAATAATTTTGTAGAGAAAAAAGCTGTTCCCATCGCATTATTGGCTATGCTGATTTCATTTTCATATGCCAGCATTATGTCGTTTATTGCGCCTTTTGCCGCTTCAAAAAATCTGATGGCTTATTCAGGTCTCTTCTTTATTGTATTTGCAGTTTCGATGATGAGTCTAAGACCCATCACCGGCAAAATATATGACCGTAAAGGACCTAAATATGTCATTTACCCTTCACTTGTTACTTTTAGCTTAGGTTTATTTATTTTAAGCCAAGTTGAAACATTAACAGGCTTTTTAGTTGCAGCGGTGTGTATTGGTTTAGGTTTCGGCAGCGCACAGCCATGTATTCAAACCCTGGCACTACAACGTGCACCGAAACATCGTATTGGACATGCAACTTCGACTTTCTATACTTTATATGATTTAGGTATTGCGATTGGTTCAACTGTGGTTGGACTTATTATTGCAGCGCAAAGTTATAGTTTCGCTTATATTTTCTGTGCAATATTAACTTTGCTGAGCGTGTTGTACTTTAAAGTCTTTATTGATCGAAAAGCTGTAAATGCCTAA
- a CDS encoding PilT/PilU family type 4a pilus ATPase produces the protein MFTADLLEEAKRFMHHMLTKVVEYGGSDLFITADFPPSIKHQGLMKPFGQQTLTAEKTKLFAYGLMNERQRQEFETELECNFAITVPGVSRFRVNVFQQQLNVGMVIRTITAEIPNFQKLKLPESLKHVIMEKRGLVLVVGGTGSGKSTSLAAMIDYRNENSAGHIITVEDPVEYVHKHKKSMITHREVGVDCHSWHNALKNTLRQAPDVILIGEIRDTETMEHAIAFAETGHLCLGTLHSNNANQTLDRIINFFPEERRNQLLMDLSSNMKAIISQRLIRTEDGKGRRAAIEIMLNTPLISDLILKGEFHELKAIMSKSRELGMQTFDQALFDLYNEGAISYEEALRNADSTNELRLQIKLKGTRQNTASATAATEFTMYEEPKPEEDEDAEKESA, from the coding sequence ATGTTTACGGCAGATCTATTGGAAGAAGCGAAACGCTTTATGCACCATATGTTGACTAAAGTGGTGGAATACGGCGGCTCCGATCTCTTTATTACTGCAGATTTCCCTCCAAGTATTAAGCATCAGGGATTGATGAAACCTTTCGGTCAGCAAACATTGACTGCTGAAAAAACCAAACTGTTTGCCTACGGCTTAATGAATGAGCGTCAACGTCAAGAATTTGAAACTGAACTCGAATGTAACTTTGCCATTACCGTACCGGGTGTTTCGCGTTTCCGTGTCAATGTGTTTCAGCAACAGCTCAATGTCGGTATGGTCATTCGAACCATTACCGCTGAAATTCCAAACTTTCAAAAACTAAAACTTCCTGAGTCGCTCAAACATGTGATTATGGAAAAACGAGGTTTAGTTTTGGTCGTGGGTGGTACAGGTTCTGGTAAATCAACGTCACTTGCCGCCATGATTGACTATCGTAATGAAAACTCTGCAGGGCATATCATTACCGTTGAAGACCCTGTTGAATACGTGCATAAACATAAAAAATCAATGATTACTCATCGTGAAGTTGGCGTTGATTGCCACTCATGGCATAACGCGTTAAAAAATACTTTACGTCAAGCGCCCGATGTGATTTTGATTGGTGAAATTCGTGATACCGAAACCATGGAGCATGCGATTGCCTTTGCTGAAACTGGGCATTTATGTTTAGGGACATTGCATTCTAATAATGCCAATCAAACTCTAGACCGAATTATTAACTTCTTCCCAGAAGAGCGCCGTAATCAGTTATTAATGGATTTATCATCCAATATGAAGGCGATTATTTCGCAGCGTTTGATTCGTACGGAAGATGGCAAAGGTCGTCGTGCTGCGATTGAAATTATGCTGAATACACCACTGATTTCAGATTTAATTTTAAAAGGCGAATTTCACGAACTTAAAGCAATTATGTCTAAGTCGCGTGAATTGGGTATGCAAACTTTTGATCAGGCATTATTTGATCTGTATAACGAAGGCGCAATCTCGTATGAAGAAGCATTACGAAATGCTGATTCAACCAATGAATTACGTCTACAAATTAAATTAAAAGGGACACGCCAAAATACAGCAAGTGCAACCGCTGCAACTGAATTTACCATGTATGAAGAGCCTAAACCTGAAGAAGATGAAGATGCTGAAAAGGAATCTGCATAA
- a CDS encoding 3-deoxy-7-phosphoheptulonate synthase, producing MTHLHTSEQQQAETLLTLPHQLKAQLPLSNALQIQISQHRQTIQNILDGTDHRLMVITGPCSIHDEQSALEYAEKLKKLQDQVADQIFLVMRAYIEKPRTTVGWKGFLYDPNLDDSSDMNQGLERSRALYIKIAELGLPIASEILNPMATAYFDDVLAWGAIGARTSESQIHREISSHMPYSIGFKNGTDGSIQIALDAIQSASHSHQFMGMSQHGLPCMIHSQGNPKAHLILRGANSGPNFSLTEINQIKAKSKTELPALVIDCSHGNSSKNPLLQPNVLEQIVAERLHTHVRGVMLESHLVDGNQKISENMTYGQSVTDGCLGWEKTEQLLLNVAESLARLNLKRSA from the coding sequence ATGACACATTTACATACTTCAGAACAACAGCAAGCAGAAACACTTCTTACTTTACCGCATCAACTTAAAGCACAATTACCATTATCAAATGCTTTACAGATTCAGATTTCGCAGCATCGACAAACCATTCAAAATATTTTAGATGGCACAGATCATCGCCTAATGGTCATCACAGGACCATGCTCTATTCATGATGAGCAATCTGCACTTGAGTACGCCGAAAAATTAAAAAAATTACAGGATCAAGTGGCTGATCAGATTTTCCTTGTTATGCGCGCGTATATTGAAAAACCACGTACCACTGTAGGTTGGAAAGGATTTTTATATGATCCAAACCTAGATGATTCATCAGATATGAATCAAGGCTTGGAACGTTCTCGCGCACTTTACATAAAAATTGCTGAACTCGGTCTGCCAATCGCATCTGAAATCTTAAATCCAATGGCGACCGCTTACTTTGATGATGTATTGGCTTGGGGTGCCATTGGTGCACGTACCAGCGAATCACAAATTCATCGTGAAATCTCAAGTCATATGCCATACAGCATTGGTTTCAAAAATGGCACAGATGGCTCAATTCAAATTGCATTAGATGCCATTCAATCTGCTTCTCATTCACATCAATTCATGGGGATGAGCCAACACGGTTTACCCTGCATGATTCATTCTCAAGGTAACCCGAAAGCACATTTGATTTTACGTGGTGCAAATAGTGGTCCAAACTTCAGTTTGACTGAAATTAATCAAATAAAAGCCAAATCAAAAACAGAATTACCTGCTCTGGTCATTGATTGTAGTCATGGTAACAGCAGTAAAAATCCATTATTACAGCCAAATGTACTCGAGCAAATCGTTGCTGAACGTCTGCATACGCATGTCCGTGGTGTGATGCTAGAAAGCCACTTAGTCGATGGCAATCAAAAAATATCTGAGAATATGACCTATGGTCAGTCTGTTACAGACGGTTGCTTGGGCTGGGAAAAAACCGAACAACTTTTATTAAATGTTGCAGAATCATTGGCAAGACTTAATCTAAAACGCAGTGCATAA
- a CDS encoding S-(hydroxymethyl)glutathione dehydrogenase/class III alcohol dehydrogenase, with translation MKSRAAVAFGPGQPLQIVEVDVEPPKAGEVLVKISHTGVCHTDAFTLSGEDPEGVFPAILGHEGAGVVVQVGEGVTSVQPGDHVIPLYTAECGECLFCKSGKTNLCTSVRATQGKGVMPDGTTRFSYNGQPIYHYMGCSTFSEYTVVAEVSLAKINPEANHEHVCLLGCGVTTGIGAVHNTAKVQEGDTVAVFGLGGIGLAVVQGARQAKAGRIIVIDTNPDKFELAKEFGATDFLNPKDFDKPIQQVIVEMTGWGVDHSFECIGNVDVMRSALECAHRGWGQSVIIGVAGAGKEISTRPFQLVTGRKWMGTAFGGVKGRSQLPGMVEQAMQGDIQLEPFVTHTMPLEQINEAFDLMHEGKSIRTVINY, from the coding sequence TTAAAATTAGTCATACAGGCGTTTGCCATACGGATGCATTTACCTTGTCAGGTGAAGATCCTGAAGGTGTTTTCCCAGCCATTTTAGGTCACGAAGGTGCAGGTGTTGTGGTTCAAGTCGGTGAAGGCGTGACCAGCGTTCAGCCAGGCGATCATGTGATTCCACTTTATACAGCAGAATGTGGCGAATGTTTATTCTGTAAATCAGGTAAAACCAACTTGTGTACTTCGGTTCGTGCAACTCAAGGTAAAGGGGTAATGCCGGACGGTACAACACGTTTCTCTTATAACGGTCAGCCGATTTACCACTACATGGGTTGTTCTACGTTCTCAGAATATACTGTTGTTGCGGAAGTATCCCTTGCTAAAATTAATCCTGAAGCGAACCATGAGCATGTATGTTTGTTAGGTTGTGGCGTAACTACAGGGATTGGTGCTGTACACAATACGGCAAAAGTTCAAGAAGGTGATACCGTTGCAGTCTTCGGTCTAGGTGGTATTGGTCTAGCTGTTGTCCAAGGTGCGCGTCAAGCCAAAGCCGGTCGTATTATTGTCATTGATACCAACCCAGACAAATTTGAATTAGCAAAAGAATTTGGCGCGACTGATTTCTTAAATCCAAAAGATTTTGATAAACCAATTCAACAAGTCATTGTCGAAATGACCGGTTGGGGCGTTGACCATTCATTTGAATGTATTGGTAACGTCGATGTGATGCGTTCTGCACTGGAATGTGCACACCGTGGTTGGGGTCAATCTGTGATTATTGGTGTTGCTGGTGCAGGTAAAGAAATCTCTACACGTCCATTCCAACTGGTGACTGGTCGTAAATGGATGGGGACTGCATTTGGTGGTGTGAAAGGTCGTTCACAATTACCAGGTATGGTAGAACAAGCCATGCAAGGTGATATTCAACTTGAACCTTTTGTGACCCACACGATGCCACTTGAGCAAATCAATGAGGCATTTGATTTGATGCATGAAGGTAAATCAATTCGTACCGTGATTAACTACTAA